From Paenibacillus sp. V4I7, one genomic window encodes:
- the aceA gene encoding isocitrate lyase — MSKQSQSEQLQASWNSKRFEGVSRPYSVEDVLRLRGSVIIEQTLAEQGARKFWERVNDEDFVPALGALTGNQAVQQAKAGLKAIYLSGWQVAADANLSGHMYPDQSLYPANSVPSVVKRINQALQRADQIQHAEGKGSIDFYLPIVADAEAGFGGPLNVFELMKGMIEAGAAAVHFEDQLSSEKKCGHLGGKVLLPTQQAVKNLIAARLAADVMGVETVLIARTDANAASLLTSDIDENDRPFLTGERSPEGFFYVHAGLDQAISRGLAYAPYADMVWCETSEPNLEEARRFAEAIHEQFPGKLLAYNCSPSFNWKKKLDEPTIAKFQQELGKLGYKFQFVTLAGFHALNHSMFELAHDYRDRGMAAYSQFQQTEFASESRGYEATRHQREVGTGYFDEVSQVITSGTSSTTALAGSTEEEQFAH, encoded by the coding sequence ATGAGCAAACAAAGTCAAAGTGAACAACTGCAAGCAAGCTGGAATTCCAAGCGATTCGAAGGGGTGTCTCGACCTTATTCGGTAGAGGATGTGCTTCGCCTTCGTGGCTCCGTAATCATTGAACAGACACTAGCTGAGCAGGGAGCTCGCAAATTCTGGGAGCGGGTTAACGATGAGGACTTTGTACCTGCACTTGGCGCTCTAACGGGAAATCAAGCTGTGCAGCAAGCAAAAGCAGGACTTAAAGCCATTTATTTAAGCGGTTGGCAAGTTGCCGCCGATGCGAACTTATCCGGTCATATGTATCCCGATCAAAGTCTTTACCCAGCTAACAGCGTGCCTAGCGTTGTGAAAAGAATTAACCAAGCGCTGCAGCGCGCCGATCAGATCCAGCATGCGGAAGGCAAGGGAAGCATTGACTTCTATCTCCCCATTGTGGCAGACGCGGAAGCTGGCTTCGGAGGACCACTTAATGTGTTCGAGCTGATGAAGGGCATGATTGAAGCGGGTGCCGCTGCTGTCCATTTCGAGGATCAGCTCTCCTCCGAAAAGAAATGCGGTCATTTAGGCGGCAAAGTGCTGCTGCCAACGCAGCAAGCCGTAAAAAATCTTATCGCAGCAAGGCTGGCAGCCGATGTGATGGGCGTGGAGACGGTGCTAATCGCTCGAACAGATGCGAATGCAGCAAGTCTCCTGACGAGCGACATTGACGAAAATGATCGACCGTTTCTAACTGGCGAACGATCACCCGAAGGATTCTTTTATGTCCATGCAGGCTTGGATCAAGCGATCTCACGCGGTCTTGCATATGCACCATATGCGGATATGGTCTGGTGTGAAACCTCGGAGCCAAACCTGGAGGAAGCAAGACGCTTTGCGGAAGCGATTCATGAGCAATTTCCAGGCAAATTGCTCGCCTATAACTGCTCTCCTTCATTTAACTGGAAGAAAAAATTAGATGAACCTACGATTGCGAAATTTCAACAAGAGCTTGGCAAGCTGGGTTATAAGTTCCAGTTCGTGACATTGGCAGGCTTCCATGCTTTGAATCACAGCATGTTTGAACTCGCTCACGATTATAGAGATCGTGGTATGGCGGCTTACTCTCAGTTCCAACAAACGGAATTCGCTAGTGAATCTCGCGGTTATGAAGCGACGCGCCATCAGCGCGAAGTAGGTACGGGCTATTTCGATGAGGTTTCCCAAGTTATTACGAGCGGAACTTCTTCCACTACTGCGCTTGCCGGCTCCACAGAAGAGGAGCAATTTGCTCATTAA